One Numida meleagris isolate 19003 breed g44 Domestic line chromosome 6, NumMel1.0, whole genome shotgun sequence genomic region harbors:
- the SPTB gene encoding spectrin beta chain, erythrocytic isoform X1: MTSENDYDHLELQQSYSHWDASDDELDNDNSSARLFERSRIKALADEREAVQKKTFTKWVNLHLACVTCRISDLYLDLRDGRMLIKLLEVLSKEMLPKPTKGRMRIHCLENVDKALQFLKEKQVHLENMGSHDIVDGNHRLILGLIWTIILRFQVQDVIKEMKEGPATRSPRDALLLWCQMKTAGYPHVNVTNFTSSWKDGLAFNALIHKHRPELFDFKTLTKSNARHNLEHAFSMAERHLGITPLLDPEDVFTENPDEKSIITYVVAFYHYFSEMKKLEVKGRRLGKVIEHAKETKRMIEGYGGLASNLLTWIEQTIISLNSRSFANSLAGVQHQLQAFSTYRTVEKPPKFQEKGNLEVLLFTIQSRMRANNQRVYTPQEGRLVCDINRAWEQLEKAEHERELALRNELIRQEKLEQLARRFDRKAAMRETWLSENQRLVAQQENFGHDLTAVEAAKKKHEAIETDTAAYKERVQAIDAVAKELEREGYHDIKRIKARKDNILRLWEQLQELLHNRRQRLEMNLTLQHLFQEMLHSINWMDEVKVQLASSESGKHLLEVEELLETHRLLEGDMALQAEKVRAVSAAALRFADAEGYRPCDPRVIRDRVNHLEMCRRELQVLVARRKALLEQSRAVWQCLRELDETESWIKEQEQIYSALDYGKDLAGVLLLRRRHTALEAELEARGARLEQALVMAEQLAAAGREAGRLRDRAAAVRVLWDQLQELVAFRRRGLREAEGFFQFQAEAEELAEVLAEARQRAASEELGHDEVHTRALLREHQELLDELAAAQQLLERLGLQAEGFPPELRAGPEAQSRLAALRELHHEVSTLAEVRGRRLRDALDLYTVFGESEACQLWMSAKERWLEKLEVPNTLEDLDVVKHRLDGLEQKMADVAPQINAVNRSADGLLESGHPRSPQVRQCQQQLNERWDRFRELVSQWRAAVGSALNLLNFQLECEETRAWLLSKTRVVESTRELGRDLAGVLATQRKLYGIERELAAAESRLEALRPQAALLAQERPELAEDMAGRLAGAQDAMDGLQGALRDRAAALGEVGQLQSFLQDLDDFQAWLFGAQKAVAATDEVPASVGEAEELLRKHAAAHEDAEGHAAAFAALLEAGERLTSSQEDPEYEQLRERLRGVEAGWGALHKMWDARQRFLAQCLGFQEFLRDAKQAEILLTNQEYTLAHLELPPTLEGSTAALRRFEDFHAAMESSSEKVPSVVTTGSKLVAEGNIFSEKISEKNQALQERHQANVAKAQEAAGLLQDNHKLQSFLQSCRELAAWVDEKMLTAQDASYGDARGLHGKWQKHQAFMAELAANEAWLEKIKAEGMELASCKPQYGAVVGRRLDELQALWNGLHDAAKEKGQQLFEANRTELYAQSYSDLDRWLEQAEGELRTMERAKDLTGANLQLKKLTRLEEQVAARQEELAELAAPLAGVAPEPDGQEERLQQRFLDLLEPLGKRRKELETSKAMYQLGRDLEDEMLWVQERMPWARSTEHGTDLQSVQRLAKRNETLQKELQGHAPRLTEVLERGEAAAEGPCPELAERARELRAQWEALREEAAARQRRLHEASEAQQYYLDAGEAEAWVSEQELFMGDEEKPKDEESGLVMLKRLVRQQRSIEDYGQTIKELAGRAQQLLSAGHPEGEQIIRLQGQVDKYYAGLKEAAEERRRRLENMRCLFQLKREVEDLEQWIAERDVAASSQELGQDLDHVTLLRERFREFARETGSVGQERVDQVNLTIENLIDAGHAEAATMAEWKDGLNESWADLLELIDTRVQLLAASYDLHKYFYDGSELLALIAARHQELPQDLGSDSGSLKAFHRMHSAFKCNLLLLAKQVQQFQEVAARLQTAYAGEKAVSIQQQEQEVAQALQALLKACSGRRAQMVDTANKFRFFSMARDLLSWMESITRQIQTQEKPRDVSSVELLMKYHQGIRAEIDARAESFANCIELGKKLLQCKHRESPEIEAKLMELKDKWKAMREMWQQHWERLRLLLEVCQFSRDASVAESWLIAQEPYLASSDYGQTVDAVEKLLKRHEAFEKSTATWEERIAALRKLTTLELMGGQTLRGEDVVHDTAPEHHLDLDAELEAGSEEEEEKKRKGVVPQEASPPAVDGPEPLTVPEEEPIAPREEVATLPAQPAHVQLEGYLGRKHDLEAATKRASNRSWSTRYCVLRGEELAFFKDAKSRALGVPCQGEEPLGLRNARCQVAAGYKKKKHVFALRLSNGSEWLFHGKDEEEMQTWLQGLHTAIASCQSLPAKARSLPPPHAPPEPRRDKEKRFSFFPKKK, from the exons ATGACCTCTGAGAATGACTACGAccacctggagctgcagcagtccTACAGCCACTGGGATGCCTCCGACGATGAGTTGGACAACGACAACAGCTCAGCACGGCTCTTTGAGCGCTCCCGCATCAAAGCGCTGGCAG ATGAGCGGGAGGCGGTGCAGAAGAAGACCTTCACCAAGTGGGTGAACCTGCACTTGGCTTGCGTCACCTGCCGCATCTCAGACCTCTACCTGGACCTCCGGGATGGGCGGATGCTCATCaagctgctggaggtgctgtCCAAAGAGATGCTG CCCAAGCCCACCAAGGGCCGGATGCGCATCCACTGCCTGGAGAACGTGGACAAGGCACTGCAGTTCCTGAAGGAGAAGCAGGTGCACCTGGAGAACATGGGCTCCCACGACATCGTGGACGGCAACCACCGCCTCATCCTCGGCCTCATCTGGACCATCATTCTCCGCTTCCAG GTGCAAGATGTCATCAAGGAGATGAAGGAGGGCCCGGCGACGCGCTCCCCCAGGgatgcactgctgctctggtgCCAGATGAAGACGGCAGG CTACCCCCACGTGAATGTCACCAACTTCACCTCCAGCTGGAAGGATGGACTGGCCTTCAACGCCCTCATCCACAAGCACAG GCCTGAGCTGTTTGACTTCAAAACTCTGACCAAGTCCAATGCCCGGCACAACCTGGAGCATGCATTCAGCATGGCCGAGCGGCACCTGGGCATCACCCCGCTCCTCGACCCCGAAG ATGTGTTCACAGAGAACCCCGATGAGAAGTCCATCATCACCTACGTGGTGGCTTTCTACCACTACTTCTCCGAGATGAAGAAACTGGAGGTGAAGGGCAGGCGGCTGGGCAAG GTCATTGAGCATGCCAAGGAGACCAAGAGGATGATTGAGGGCTACGGGGGGCTGGCCTCCAACCTGCTCACCTGGATCGAGCAGACCATCATCTCCCTCAACAGCCGCAGCTTCGCCAACTCGCTGGCAGGtgtgcagcaccagctgcaAGCCTTCAGCACCTACCGCACAGTGGAGAAGCCCCCCAA GTTTCAGGAGAAGGGCAACCTGGAGGTGCTGCTCTTCACCATCCAGTCGCGGATGCGAGCCAACAACCAGCGCGTCTACACACCACAAGAGGGGCGTCTGGTCTGTGATATCAACCGG GcatgggagcagctggagaaagcagagcaTGAGCGGGAGTTGGCTCTGCGCAATGAGCTCATCCGGCAGGagaagctggagcagctggcGCGGCGCTTTGACCGCAAAGCAGCCATGCGGGAGACCTGGCTGAGTGAGAACCAACGCCTGGTGGCACAG CAGGAGAACTTTGGCCACGACCTGACAGCCGTGGAGGCGGCCAAGAAGAAACACGAGGCCATCGAGACGGACACGGCTGCCTACAAGGAGCGGGTGCAGGCCATTGACGCAGTGGCGAAGGAGCTGGAGAGGGAGGGCTACCACGACATCAAACGCATCAAGGCGCGCAAGGACAACATCCTGCGGCtctgggagcagctccaggagctgctgcacaaCCGGCGCCAGCGCCTTGAGATGAACCTCACCCTGCAGCACCTCTTCCAGGAGATGCTGCACAGCATCAACTGGATGGATGAGGTCAAG GTGCAACTGGCCTCATCCGAATCTGGGAAGCACCTCCTTGAAgtagaggagctgctggagaccCACCGGCTGCTGGAGGGTGACATGGCCCTGCAGGCAGAGAAGGTGCGGGCCGTCAGCGCTGCTGCCCTCCGATTTGCCGACGCTGAGG GCTACCGCCCCTGCGACCCCAGAGTGATCCGAGACCGCGTGAACCACCTGGAGATGTGCCGGcgggagctgcaggtgctggtggCAAGGCGCAAAGCCCTGCTGGAGCAGTCCCGGGCAGTGTGGCAGTGTTTGCGGGAGCTGGACGAGACAGAGAGCTGGATCAAGGAACAGGAACAGATCTACTCAGCACTGGACTACGGGAAAGACCTGGCgggtgtgctgctgctgcgaCGCCGTCACACTGCActggaggcagagctggaggcacGGGGAGCCCGGCTGGAACAGGCACTAGTGATGGCTGAGCAGCTGGCGGCGGCAGGGCGTGAGGCCGGGCGGCTGCGGGACCGGGCAGCCGCCGTGCGGGTACTGTGGgaccagctgcaggagctggtggcCTTCCGCCGCCGTGGGCTGCGGGAGGCCGAGGGCTTCTTCCAGTTCCAGGCGGAAGCTGAAGAGCTGGCAGAGGTTCTGGCGGAGGCTCGGCAGCGAGCGGCCAGCGAGGAGCTGGGTCATGACGAAGTCCACACACGGGCCCTGCTGCGggagcaccaggagctgctggatgAGCTGGcggctgcccagcagctcctggagcgCTTGGGCCTCCAAGCAGAGGGCTTCCCACCAGAGCTGCGGGCTGGCCCCGAGGCACAGAGCCGGCTGGCGGCGCTGCGGGAGCTGCACCACGAGGTGAGCACGCTGGCCGAGGTGCGTGGCCGGCGGTTGCGGGATGCCCTCGACCTCTACACTGTTTTCGGAGAGAGCGAAGCGTGCCAGCTCTGGATGAGCGCCAAAGAGCGATGGCTGGAGAAGCTGGAGGTGCCCAACACGCTGGAGGACCTGGACGTGGTGAAGCACAG GCTGGATGGGCTGGAGCAGAAGATGGCTGACGTGGCTCCCCAAATCAACGCTGTCAACCGCTCAGCTGACGGTCTCCTGGAGAGCGGCCACCCGCGCAGCCCACAGGTCcggcagtgccagcagcagctcaatGAGCG GTGGGACCGTTTTCGGGAGCTGGTGTCCCAGTGGCGTGCGGCGGTGGGCTCGGCGCTCAACCTGCTCAACTTCCAACTGGAGTGTGAGGAGACGCGCGCCTGGCTACTGAGCAAGACGCGGGTGGTGGAGTCCACGCGGGAGCTCGGCCGTGACCTGGCTGGCGTCCTGGCCACCCAGCGCAAGCTGTACGGCATCGAACGTGAGCTGGCGGCTGCTGAGAGCCGCCTGGAAGCCCTGCGTCCGCAAGCTGCCCTCCTGGCCCAGGAGCGCCCCGAGTTGGCCGAGGACATGGCAGGGCGGCTGGCGGGGGCACAGGACGCCATGGACGGGCTGCAAGGCGCCCTGAGGGACCGAGCGGCTGCACTGGGAGAAgtggggcagctgcagagcttcctgcaggACCTGGATGACTTCCAAGCGTGGCTCTTCGGGGCACAGAAAGCCGTGGCGGCCACCGACGAGGTGCCGGCTTCCGTGGGTgaggcagaagagctgctgcGGAAGCACGCGGCCGCCCATGAGGATGCTGAGGGGCATGCGGCCGCCTTCGCAGCGCTGCTGGAGGCGGGTGAGAGGTTGACAAGCAGCCAGGAGGACCCCGAGTACGAGCAGCTGCGGGAGCGGCTGCGGGGTGTGGAGGCGGGCTGGGGAGCCCTGCACAAGATGTGGGATGCCCGGCAGCGCTTCCTTGCCCAGTGTTTGGGCTTCCAGGAGTTCCTGCGCGACGCCAAGCAGGCTGAGATTCTCCTCACCAACCAG GAGTACACACTGGCCCACCTGGAGCTACCCCCAACGCTGGAGGGTTCCACGGCTGCTCTGCGCCGCTTCGAGGACTTCCATGCCGCCATggagagcagcagtgagaaagTCCCTAGCGTGGTGACCACTGGCTCCAAGCTCGTGGCAGAGGGCAACATCTTCTCTGAGAAGATCAGCGAGAAGAACCAGGCCCTGCAGGAGCG GCACCAGGCGAATGTGGCCAAGGCGCAGGAGGCGGCGGGCTTGCTGCAGGACAACCACaagctgcagagcttcctgcagagctgccgGGAG CTCGCTGCGTGGGTGGATGAGAAGATGCTGACAGCGCAGGATGCATCCTACGGGGATGCACGTGGTCTGCATGGCAAGTGGCAGAAGCACCAGGCCTTTATGGCAGAGCTGGCGGCCAACGAGGCGTGGCTGGAGAAGATCAAAGCG GAGGGCATGGAGCTGGCGAGCTGCAAACCGCAGTACGGTGCAGTGGTGGGCCGGCGGCTGGACGAGCTGCAGGCGCTGTGGAATGGGCTGCACGATGCCGCCAAGGAGAAGGGCCAGCAGCTCTTTGAGGCCAACCGCACTGAGCTGTACGCCCAGAGCTACAGTGACCTGGACCGGTggctggagcaggcagagggCGAGCTGCGCACCATGGAGCGCGCCAAGGACCTCACCGGGGCCAACCTACAGCTCAAGAAGCTGACG CGGCTGGAGGAGCAGGTGGCGGCGCGACAGGAGGAGCTGGCGGAGCTGGCAGCACCGCTTGCTGGGGTCGCACCAGAGCCCGACGGGCAGGAGGAGAGGCTCCAGCAGCGATTCCTTGACCTGCTGGAACcactggggaagaggaggaaggagctggaaaCCTCCAAGGCGATGTACCAGCTGGGGAGGGATCTGGAGGACGAGATG TTATGGGTGCAGGAGAGGATGCCGTGGGCCAGGTCTACAGAGCACGGCACTGACCTCCAGAGCGTGCAGCGCCTGGCCAAGAGGAATGAG aCCCTacagaaggagctgcagggccatgCCCCACGCCTGACCGAGGTGCTGGAGCGCGGTGAGGCAGCTGCCGAGGGACCCTGCCCGGAGCTGGCGGAGAGGGCACGGGAGCTGCGGGCACAATGGGAGGCGCTGAGGGAAGAAGCGGCCGCACGGCAGCGGAGGCTGCATGAGGCCAGCGAGGCCCAGCAGTACTACCTGGATGCTGGCGAGGCCGAGGCGTGGGTCAGCGAGCAGGAGCTCTTCATGGGAGATGAGGAGAAGCCGAAG gacgAGGAAAGTGGTTTGGTGATGCTGAAGAGACTCGTGAGGCAGCAGCGCTCCATCGAGGACTATGGGCAAACCATCAAGGAGCTGGCGGGGAGGGCtcagcagcttctctctgctggccaccctgAGGG GGAGCAGATCATCCGGCTGCAGGGCCAGGTGGACAAGTATTACGCGGGGCTGAAGGAGGCGGCCGAGGAGCGCCGGCGGCGCCTGGAGAACATGCGCTGCCTCTTCCAGCTGAAGCGTGAGGTGGAGGACCTGGAGCAGTGGATTGCTGAGCGTGACGTGGCAGCCTCCTcccaggagctggggcaggaCCTGGACCACGTCACG CTGCTGAGGGAGAGGTTTCGGGAGTTTGCACGGGAAACAGGCAGCGTAGGGCAGGAACGCGTGGACCAAGTCAACCTGACCATCGAGAACCTCATCGATGCGGGGCACGCCGAGGCCGCCACCATGGCTGAGTGGAAGGACGGACTGAACGAGAGCTGGGCTGACCTCCTGGAGCTGATTGACACACGTGTGCAATTGCTGGCCGCCTCCTACGATCTGCACAAGTACTTCTATGATGGCTCCGAGCTGCTGGCCCTCATTGCTGCCCGCCACCAGGAGCTGCCCCAGGACCTGGGCAGTGACTCGGGTTCGTTGAAAGCTTTCCACCGCATGCACAGCGCCTTCAAGTGCAACCTCCTCCTGCTGGCGAAGCAGGTGCAGCAGTTTCAAGAGGTGGCGGCACGCCTGCAAACTGCCTATGCCGGGGAGAAAGCAGtcagcatccagcagcaggagcaggaggtggcacAGGCACTGCAGGCGCTGCTGAAGGCGTGCAGCGGACGCCGGGCGCAGATGGTGGACACAGCCAACAAGTTCCGCTTCTTCAGTATGGCACGTGACCTGCTCTCCTGGATGGAGAGCATCACACGGCAGATCCAGACCCAGGAGAAACCCAG GGACGTTTCCTCAGTGGAGCTGCTCATGAAGTACCACCAAGGCATCCGCGCCGAGATAGACGCCCGCGCCGAGAGCTTTGCTAACTGCATTGAACTAGGCaagaagctgctgcagtgcaaacaCCGGGAGTCACCTGAG ATCGAGGCCAAGCTGATGGAGCTGAAGGACAAGTGGAAGGCGATGAGGGAGAtgtggcagcagcactgggaacgGCTGCGGCTGC TGCTGGAGGTGTGCCAGTTCTCCCGGGATGCCTCGGTGGCCGAGTCATGGCTGATAGCTCAGGAGCCCTACCTGGCCAGCAGCGACTACGGGCAGACGGTGGACGCGGTGGAGAAGCTGCTCAAGCGGCACGAAGCCTTCGAGAAGTCCACAGCCACGTGGGAGGAGCGCATCGCTGCCCTGAGGAAGCTGACGACG CTGGAGCTCATGGGCGGGCAGACGCTGCGGGGGGAGGACGTGGTACACGACACTGCTCCCGAGCATCACCTGGATCTGgatgcagagctggaggcagg gtctgaggaggaggaggagaagaagaggaagggggTGGTCCCTCAGGAAGCCTCTCCGCCTGCTGTCGATGGACCTGAGCCG CTGACGGTGCCCGAGGAGGAGCCCATAGCACCGCGGGAGGAGGTGGCCACGTTGCCCGCCCAGCCTGCCCACGTTCAGCTGGAGGGCTACCTGGGCCGCAAGCACGACCTGGAGGCGGCCACCAAGCGTGCGTCCAACAG GTCGTGGAGCACGCGGTACTGCGTGCTGCGGGGCGAGGAGCTTGCCTTCTTCAAGGATGCCAAGAGCCGGGCGCTGGGGGTGCCCTGCCAGGGTGAGGAGCCCCTGGGGCTGCGCAACGCACGCTGCCAGGTGGCTGCTGGCTACAAGAAGAAGAAGCACGTCTTTGCGCTCAG GCTCAGCAACGGCAGCGAGTGGCTCTTCCATGGCAAGGACGAG GAGGAGATGCAGACgtggctgcaggggctgcacaCGGCCATCGCCTCCTGCCAGAGCCTGCCAGCCAAGGCGCGCAGCCTGCCCCCACCCCATGCCCCCCCCGAGCCCCGGCGGGACAAGGAGAAGCGCTTCAGCTTCTTCCCCAAGAAGAAATAA